In Silene latifolia isolate original U9 population chromosome 3, ASM4854445v1, whole genome shotgun sequence, a single window of DNA contains:
- the LOC141649744 gene encoding uncharacterized protein LOC141649744, with the protein MSESNYDSDSSNDNIVNQNRLSDYQWEAEADERSEAIQNLIAQRMNEYVNRRIRQPNPPPRRRRRNIERNREEGHKQLYNDYFMDPVYPEELFRRRFRMHKHLFMRIVNALSANDRFFQQRVGGNGRPSFSPLQRCTTALRVLAYGTSTDSVDEYLRMSNTSIMDSLKLFVEGVISCFGNEYLRRPNPQDLGRLLHMGQARGFPGMLGIIDCMHWSGKIVPPHGRDNMSGEVQSQLSFWKRSLK; encoded by the exons ATGTCTGAGTCAAATTACGATTCTGATTCATCAAACGATAATATTGTCAATCAAAATAGGCTTTCCGATTACCAATGGGAAGCCGAAGCTGATGAAAGATCTGAGGCTATACAAAACCTTATAGCCCAACGTATGAATGAATACGTTAATAGAAGAATTCGTCAACCAAATCCTCCTCCTAGACGTCGTAGGAGAAACATTGAGAGGAATCGTGAAGAAGGTCATAAGCAATTGTACAATGACTACTTTATGGATCCGGTTTATCCCGAAGAGCTATTTCGCCGCAGATTTCGCATGCACAAGCATCTATTCATGCGCATAGTTAATGCTCTATCCGCCAATGATCGCTTTTTCCAACAAAGAGTCGGCGGTAATGGGAGACCTAGTTTCTCACCATTACAGAGATGCACGACTGCTTTAAGAGTTCTAGCATATGGTACTTCTACCGATTCAGTAGATGAATATTTGCGTATGAGCAATACATCCATCATGGACTCTCTTAAATTGTTCGTCGAAGGTGTAATCAGCTGCTTTGGGAACGAGTATCTACGCAGACCCAACCCTCAAGATTTAGGAAGGTTACTTCATATGGGGCAAGCTCGTGGATTTCCTGGTATGTTGGGTATCATTGACTGCATGCATTGGAGTGGAAAAATTGTCCCACCGCATGGGCGGGACAATATGTCGGGAGAAGTTCAAAGCCAACTGTCATTTTGGAAGCGGTCGCTT aaatga